One region of Quercus lobata isolate SW786 chromosome 2, ValleyOak3.0 Primary Assembly, whole genome shotgun sequence genomic DNA includes:
- the LOC115976409 gene encoding ACT domain-containing protein ACR6-like isoform X3, whose product MNLIITKAYISCDAGWFMDVFNVINYDGNKIRDKEVIDYIQRRLESNASFSPSLRDSVGVMPSEEHTSIELSGTDRPGLLSEVCAVLTDLHCSVVNAEIWTHNARAAAVVHVTDDSTGCAIKDPKRLSTIKELLCNVLKGNDDLKTANMTLSPPGVTNRERRLHQIMFADRDYERVEVDRLGGLENKKSRPNVTVLDCSQKDYTVITMRSKDRPKLLFDIICTLTDMQYVVFHGMVNTGRMEAYQEFYIRHVDGLPISSEAERERVVQCLEAAIERRAYEGLELELCTEDRVGLLSDITRIFRENSLCIKRAEISTKVGQVKDTFYVTDVTGNPVDPKIIDALRRQIGHSVLKVKHNSSISPKPPQETTMGFLFGNLFKARNFQSFKLVRSYS is encoded by the exons ATGAACCTTATAATAACAAAGGCATACATCTCATGTGACGCGGGATGGTTCATGGATG TGTTTAACGTGATTAACTACGATGGGAACAAAATCAGAGATAAGGAAGTCATCGATTATATTCAAAGG AGGCTTGAAAGTAATGCCAGCTTCTCACCCTCCTTGAGAGACTCTGTTGGGGTAATGCCTTCTGAAGAGCATACCTCAATAGAACTCAGTGGTACTGACAGGCCTGGCTTATTGTCTGAAGTGTGTGCGGTTCTCACAGACCTTCACTGTAGTGTGGTGAATGCTGAGATATGGACACACAATGCAAGGGCTGCGGCTGTAGTTCATGTCACAGATGATTCCACTGGATGTGCAATCAAAGATCCAAAACGTCTCTCAACAATTAAGGAATTGCTTTGCAATGTCCTCAAAGGAAACGATGACTTGAAGACAGCAAATATGACACTTTCACCCCCTGGAGTTACAAACAGGGAGAGAAGGTTACATCAGATTATGTTTGCTGACAGAGACTACGAAAGAGTTGAAGTAGACAGACTTGGGGGACTTGAGAACAAGAAATCAAGACCTAATGTAACTGTGTTGGATTGCAGCCAGAAAGATTACACAGTGATTACTATGAGGTCAAAAGATCGGCCAAAACTGTTGTTTGACATCATTTGCACCTTGACGGACATGCAGTACGTAGTTTTCCATGGAATGGTCAACACAGGGAGGATGGAAGCTTATCAG GAATTTTATATTCGACATGTTGACGGCCTTCCTATAAGTTCAGAAGCTGAGAGAGAACGTGTTGTACAGTGTCTTGAAGCGGCCATTGAAAGACGGGCATATGAG GGACTGGAGCTTGAATTGTGCACTGAAGACCGGGTTGGTCTCCTCTCGGATATCACCAGAATTTTCCGTGAAAACAGTTTATGCATTAAAAGAGCTGAAATTTCAACAAAAGTTGGACAGGTCAAAGACACTTTCTATGTCACAGATGTGACTGGCAACCCTGTTGACCCCAAGATTATCGATGCACTTCGCAGACAGATAGGCCACAGTGTGCTTAAGGTTAAACATAATTCAAGTATTTCACCAAAGCCTCCTCAAGAAACTACAATGGGATTcttatttggaaatttgtttaaAGCTCGAAATTTCCAAAGTTTCAAATTGGTCAGATCCTACTCTTAA